The Candidatus Saccharimonadales bacterium genome includes a region encoding these proteins:
- a CDS encoding DUF1697 domain-containing protein, which produces MHTYVAFLRGVNVGGNGLIKMSELKDALAAHGFQDVRTYIASGNVIFSSESGDKDALTKSVASVIEKTFSLNVSVAIFRADDWKQVIKAAPPWWGKDKTWRHNIFILIEPYEIAKLVTTIGTLRTGMEKLKVGDGVLYQSIAIEAIGKGVTGSKLIANSAYKQISIRNYNTARKLAELL; this is translated from the coding sequence ATGCACACATATGTTGCGTTCTTGCGAGGTGTAAACGTTGGCGGGAACGGCCTCATCAAAATGAGTGAACTCAAAGACGCCCTTGCTGCCCACGGCTTTCAGGATGTCCGTACCTATATTGCGAGCGGGAACGTCATCTTTTCGTCTGAATCCGGCGATAAAGACGCTCTTACTAAGTCAGTCGCTTCGGTTATAGAAAAGACATTCTCACTTAATGTCTCGGTTGCCATCTTTCGTGCGGATGATTGGAAGCAGGTTATCAAGGCTGCACCACCGTGGTGGGGCAAGGATAAGACGTGGAGACATAATATCTTTATACTCATCGAGCCATATGAAATTGCCAAGCTAGTTACAACAATCGGCACCCTAAGGACAGGAATGGAGAAACTCAAAGTGGGTGACGGCGTACTCTATCAGTCGATAGCGATAGAGGCGATCGGCAAGGGCGTGACGGGCAGTAAACTTATCGCGAACTCGGCGTACAAACAGATTTCTATTAGAAACTACAACACCGCTCGGAAGCTCGCTGAGCTATTATAA
- a CDS encoding GNAT family N-acetyltransferase: MDELNIRKLEKGDEKDLVGLLKLYVEVFGDHDYPTDAGYLPALLENKAIMFVVAYSAGEVVGGLTAYVLPSIYGDYSDVYIFDMAVSTSHQRRGVGSQLLGFLKKYCRSIGVPDIFVQADAEDVHARDFYKKNGGAESDVRHYDFELS; encoded by the coding sequence ATGGACGAACTAAACATCCGCAAACTCGAAAAGGGTGACGAGAAAGATCTCGTCGGCCTCCTAAAGCTCTACGTTGAAGTATTCGGTGACCACGACTATCCTACGGATGCTGGTTATCTCCCGGCTCTACTAGAAAACAAGGCGATCATGTTTGTCGTTGCCTACTCGGCAGGCGAGGTAGTCGGTGGGCTGACGGCCTATGTCTTGCCCTCCATCTATGGCGACTACAGCGACGTGTACATCTTTGATATGGCGGTCTCCACGAGCCACCAGCGCCGAGGTGTCGGTTCGCAGTTGCTGGGTTTCTTAAAGAAGTACTGCAGGTCAATCGGTGTTCCTGATATTTTTGTACAAGCAGACGCCGAAGATGTTCATGCCCGAGACTTTTACAAGAAAAACGGGGGAGCCGAGAGCGATGTTCGTCACTACGACTTCGAGCTCTCGTAA
- a CDS encoding methylenetetrahydrofolate reductase, producing the protein MPGIPDLLRTKETCSFEFLPPRNQEQADSLPRTIGELAAATHPDFISVTQGAAGSLATQRLAIDLSDRFPFPTMAHLTCVGHTHQGMLDLLGTYHEGGVRNVLALRGDGDASGDFEYAVDLVELIKSLPYGMSVGVAAHPEVHPLSPDRQQDRRRLAQKLRVADFAITQFFFDAALYRQLVDEMAGQGCDKPIIPGIMLFSSVNGLRRVAEMNGTTIPAGLNQQLDRISSSADLSRLAVDTAASLIDDLRRDGVPGLHIYTMNRSGPAIELTKLISY; encoded by the coding sequence ATGCCAGGGATTCCTGATCTGCTGAGAACCAAAGAGACCTGCTCGTTCGAATTCTTACCCCCTCGAAATCAAGAACAGGCCGACTCATTACCAAGAACCATCGGCGAGCTAGCAGCAGCCACTCACCCAGACTTTATATCAGTTACTCAAGGGGCGGCCGGAAGTCTGGCCACTCAGAGGCTAGCGATCGATTTGAGTGATCGATTCCCGTTTCCGACGATGGCCCACCTGACCTGTGTCGGCCATACTCATCAAGGTATGCTCGATCTCCTCGGTACCTACCACGAGGGGGGTGTGCGTAACGTCCTGGCTCTACGTGGCGACGGGGATGCGAGTGGTGACTTCGAATACGCAGTCGACTTGGTTGAACTGATCAAGTCGTTACCGTATGGAATGTCTGTCGGTGTTGCGGCCCATCCTGAAGTCCATCCTCTAAGTCCTGATCGTCAGCAAGATCGTCGACGTTTGGCTCAGAAGCTTCGCGTAGCCGACTTTGCTATCACCCAGTTTTTCTTCGATGCGGCCCTTTACAGACAGCTGGTCGACGAGATGGCAGGGCAAGGTTGTGACAAACCGATCATCCCTGGGATTATGCTGTTCAGTTCAGTCAACGGGCTTAGGAGAGTCGCCGAGATGAACGGCACGACTATTCCTGCGGGCCTCAATCAACAGCTTGACAGGATCTCATCGTCTGCCGACCTGTCACGTTTGGCAGTCGACACAGCGGCCAGTCTGATAGATGATCTACGAAGAGACGGGGTACCGGGTCTTCACATCTACACCATGAATCGCAGCGGTCCAGCAATAGAGCTGACGAAGCTGATCAGTTACTAA